A part of Streptomyces sp. NBC_01451 genomic DNA contains:
- a CDS encoding nuclear transport factor 2 family protein encodes MHPFRKAVESRDLDAVAALLADDVVFTSPVTFKPYPGKAITAAILRGVLRVFEDFTYVREIANPDGRDHAFVFTATVAGKQLQGCDFLHFDDDGKIDEFTVMVRPLSAAQALGEAMGAQFEQIAREAAEQ; translated from the coding sequence ATGCACCCCTTCCGCAAGGCCGTCGAGAGTCGCGACCTGGACGCCGTGGCCGCCCTGCTGGCCGACGACGTCGTCTTCACCAGCCCCGTCACCTTCAAGCCGTACCCGGGCAAGGCCATCACCGCGGCGATCCTGCGCGGCGTGCTCCGGGTCTTCGAGGACTTCACCTACGTCCGCGAGATCGCCAACCCCGACGGCCGCGATCACGCCTTCGTCTTCACCGCCACCGTCGCCGGCAAGCAACTCCAGGGATGCGACTTCCTGCACTTCGACGACGACGGGAAGATCGACGAGTTCACGGTGATGGTGCGACCGCTCTCCGCCGCCCAGGCGCTCGGCGAGGCCATGGGCGCCCAGTTCGAGCAGATCGCCCGAGAGGCCGCCGAACAGTAA
- a CDS encoding putative leader peptide, translating to MLRSAMLTTRGHIDLLRVASAACRRGC from the coding sequence ATGTTGCGTTCAGCCATGCTCACCACGCGCGGTCACATCGACCTGCTGCGGGTGGCCTCCGCCGCGTGTCGCCGCGGCTGCTGA
- a CDS encoding YjbQ family protein — translation MSNAFTTRVLNIASGTEETVADLTHDCETFLREVAGGRDGLLNIFVPHATAGIAVIETGAGSDIDLLAALHTLLPSDDRWRHRHGTPGHGRDHVLPALVPPHATLPVLGGRLELGTWQSVCLVDTNISNPNRQVRLSFLG, via the coding sequence ATGTCCAACGCCTTCACCACCCGAGTCCTGAACATCGCCTCCGGCACGGAGGAGACGGTCGCCGACCTCACCCACGACTGCGAGACCTTCCTGAGGGAGGTGGCGGGCGGCCGGGACGGTCTTCTCAACATCTTCGTCCCGCACGCCACCGCCGGAATCGCCGTCATCGAAACGGGTGCGGGCAGCGACATCGACCTCCTCGCCGCGCTGCACACCCTGCTCCCCTCCGACGACCGGTGGCGGCACCGGCACGGCACCCCGGGCCACGGCCGCGACCACGTACTCCCGGCCCTCGTCCCGCCGCACGCCACGCTGCCAGTACTGGGCGGGCGGCTGGAGCTGGGGACGTGGCAGTCGGTCTGCCTGGTGGACACGAACATCTCCAATCCCAACCGGCAAGTGCGGTTGAGTTTCCTGGGATGA
- a CDS encoding Fic family protein, which yields MGDRRSDPARGDRLLAALAQSRADASRGRPLTWALLAEWQRLVLGMTEVPFRQGDAFAKGGRERYALTPHTRRDFEDCLRESADPGVPLASRAARAYLDVAFFHPFPDGNARLAMLTLGYVLELEGVRLDQVGPLQTTRYADDAVGAADLASLVSVLVRSTHHRATRARH from the coding sequence GTGGGGGACCGTCGCTCAGATCCGGCTCGGGGCGACCGGTTGCTCGCGGCGCTGGCTCAGTCGCGCGCGGACGCATCTCGTGGACGCCCCCTCACCTGGGCGCTTCTGGCTGAATGGCAGCGGCTTGTCCTTGGCATGACCGAGGTTCCGTTCCGGCAAGGCGATGCTTTCGCCAAGGGCGGCCGGGAACGCTACGCGCTCACGCCACACACCCGGCGGGACTTCGAGGACTGTCTGCGCGAGAGCGCCGACCCGGGAGTCCCCTTGGCCTCCCGTGCGGCCAGGGCCTACCTTGACGTGGCCTTTTTCCACCCCTTCCCGGACGGCAACGCCCGCCTCGCCATGCTCACCCTCGGTTATGTCCTGGAGCTGGAGGGAGTTCGGCTTGATCAGGTCGGCCCCTTGCAGACCACGCGCTACGCGGACGACGCCGTCGGCGCGGCGGATTTGGCTTCCCTGGTCTCCGTCCTCGTCCGCTCGACGCACCACAGGGCGACCAGAGCCCGTCACTGA
- a CDS encoding AraC family transcriptional regulator — MYLEELRSLLDRHARPDWTTAIDGVLISKVDRPDPPAPSMSGTVLAVIAQGAKRLALGDRVYEYGAGQYLVASVDLPVTGQFTQADPEQPALGFGLVLEPSAVAELLLQAGPGDMPRTGGGTPSGIAVSDAPATLLDPAVRLLRLLDEPRDRAVLAPLVKREILWRVITGEQGAAVRQLGLADSGLSHISRAVRWIREHYAQPFRVEDVARMSGMSVSAFYRNFQAVTAMSPIQFQKQIRLQEARLLLATHPGDVTGVGHRVGYDNPSQFSREYRRQFGAPPSRDADRLRHSVHPSAAALP; from the coding sequence GTGTACCTCGAAGAGCTCCGCAGCCTGCTCGACCGGCATGCCCGTCCCGACTGGACCACCGCCATCGACGGCGTTCTCATCTCGAAGGTCGACCGGCCGGATCCGCCGGCGCCCTCCATGTCCGGCACGGTCCTCGCCGTCATCGCCCAGGGCGCCAAACGCCTGGCCCTGGGCGACCGGGTCTACGAGTACGGCGCCGGGCAGTACCTGGTCGCATCGGTCGACCTGCCCGTCACGGGGCAGTTCACCCAGGCCGACCCCGAGCAGCCTGCGCTGGGCTTCGGCCTGGTACTGGAGCCGTCCGCCGTGGCCGAGTTGCTGCTGCAGGCCGGGCCCGGCGACATGCCCCGCACCGGCGGCGGCACACCCTCGGGGATCGCCGTCAGCGACGCTCCCGCAACGCTGCTCGACCCGGCGGTCCGGCTGCTGCGCCTGCTCGACGAGCCCCGCGACCGGGCCGTACTGGCACCGCTGGTCAAGCGCGAGATCCTGTGGCGCGTGATCACCGGCGAGCAGGGCGCGGCGGTGCGCCAGCTCGGCCTCGCGGACAGCGGCCTCAGCCACATCTCCCGGGCCGTGCGCTGGATCCGCGAGCACTACGCCCAGCCCTTCCGGGTCGAGGACGTGGCGCGGATGTCCGGTATGAGCGTCTCCGCCTTCTACCGCAACTTCCAGGCGGTGACCGCGATGAGCCCCATCCAGTTCCAGAAGCAGATCCGGCTGCAGGAGGCCCGGCTGCTGCTTGCCACCCACCCGGGCGACGTCACCGGAGTCGGCCACCGCGTCGGCTATGACAACCCGTCACAGTTCAGCCGGGAGTACCGCCGCCAGTTCGGCGCACCCCCCAGCCGGGATGCCGACCGTCTGCGTCACAGCGTGCACCCCTCGGCAGCTGCCCTTCCCTGA
- a CDS encoding SDR family oxidoreductase, giving the protein MPATDSTTLPVLVVGATGSPGSKVVDALLKRGKTVRAMVRPAGDAGRLEGRGVEIMRGDVLDIDSLVAAMTCADAVITTAAGYTRGGRNAHDIDTLGNANLAEAAHRTGIRRFVLTSILTSDQTPDVPHFWHKKLAEDKLEQLGVPFVAPRPGAFLDQVASMAGDPVDKGRMMWIGKATVPLTFVHTSDLAAYLAAAVDAKAEADERIDIDWDRPVSVREVADVTGSRE; this is encoded by the coding sequence ATGCCTGCCACCGACTCGACCACCCTCCCGGTCCTCGTCGTCGGGGCGACCGGCTCCCCGGGGAGCAAGGTCGTCGACGCACTTCTCAAACGCGGCAAGACCGTCCGCGCCATGGTGAGGCCGGCCGGCGACGCCGGCCGACTCGAAGGCCGGGGCGTGGAGATCATGCGTGGCGACGTGCTCGACATCGACTCGCTCGTGGCCGCCATGACCTGCGCCGACGCCGTCATCACCACCGCCGCCGGCTACACGCGCGGCGGCAGGAACGCCCACGACATCGACACCCTCGGCAACGCCAACCTCGCCGAGGCCGCCCATCGCACCGGCATCCGGCGATTCGTCCTGACCAGCATCCTCACCAGCGACCAGACACCCGATGTCCCGCACTTCTGGCACAAGAAGCTCGCCGAGGACAAACTCGAACAGCTCGGCGTCCCCTTCGTCGCCCCGCGCCCTGGGGCGTTCCTGGACCAGGTCGCCAGCATGGCGGGTGACCCGGTCGACAAGGGCCGCATGATGTGGATCGGCAAGGCCACCGTCCCGCTGACCTTCGTCCACACTTCCGATCTCGCTGCGTACCTGGCAGCCGCGGTCGACGCCAAGGCCGAGGCCGATGAGCGGATCGACATCGATTGGGACCGTCCGGTCAGCGTGCGAGAGGTCGCCGACGTGACGGGCAGCCGGGAGTGA
- a CDS encoding amidohydrolase family protein — MAALKAADVETGLSAAWYGPQGALISNDEVAAFAARSGGMLRGVAGVDLSRPMEAVRELRRAVRELGFVALRVVPWLWELPPTDRLYYPLYAACVDLGIPFCTQVGHTGPLRPSETGRPIPYIDQVALDFPELTIVCGHIGYPWTTEMIAVADKHENVHIDTSAYTARRYPAELVDYLRGRGRRKVLFGTNYPMITPVQALEHLDQLGLDEEARELFLSGNARRVFAL; from the coding sequence GTGGCCGCACTGAAGGCGGCCGATGTGGAGACCGGCCTGTCCGCCGCCTGGTACGGACCTCAGGGCGCGCTGATCAGCAATGACGAGGTGGCCGCCTTCGCCGCCCGGTCGGGCGGCATGCTGCGCGGGGTGGCGGGCGTCGACCTATCCCGGCCGATGGAAGCGGTACGCGAGCTGCGGCGGGCGGTTCGGGAACTGGGATTCGTGGCCCTGCGGGTGGTGCCCTGGCTGTGGGAGCTGCCGCCGACCGACCGGCTCTACTACCCGCTGTACGCGGCCTGCGTAGACCTGGGAATCCCCTTCTGCACTCAGGTCGGGCACACCGGCCCCCTCAGGCCCTCGGAGACCGGGCGACCCATCCCCTACATCGACCAAGTGGCCCTGGACTTCCCCGAACTGACCATCGTCTGCGGGCACATCGGCTACCCGTGGACGACGGAGATGATCGCCGTCGCCGACAAGCACGAGAACGTCCACATCGACACCAGCGCCTACACCGCCCGCCGCTATCCGGCCGAACTCGTGGACTACCTGCGCGGTCGGGGACGTCGAAAGGTTCTCTTCGGCACGAACTATCCGATGATCACCCCCGTCCAGGCGCTGGAACACCTGGACCAACTGGGCCTCGACGAGGAAGCACGCGAGTTGTTCCTCTCCGGCAACGCCCGCCGCGTCTTCGCCCTGTAG
- a CDS encoding alkene reductase produces the protein MLDSLWTPTTLGGTSLPHRLVMAPMTRDRSTPEGVPTELNAEYYAQRASHALVITEGTQPSADGQGYLLTPGIHNDQQIAGWRRVTDAVHAADGRIVIQLMHTGRIAHPDNTPHGRRPVAPSAIRPAGVMFTASGPQEMPTPRALSTQEVVATVEDFRRAAAAAVAAGADGVEIHGANGYLVHQFLSDNTNQRTDGYGGSIEGRIRFAVEIAAAVADEIGAERTGIRISPANPYNDIAESDTAELYPALLDALRPLDLAYLHVLHAGDEELLGVLRAMWPTTLILNRGGTDLPARAKDIDNGTADLVSVGALALANPDLVERLRAGAPLNTPDPATFYGGGAAGYTDYPTHTG, from the coding sequence ATGCTGGATTCCCTGTGGACGCCGACCACTCTCGGCGGCACATCTCTGCCGCACCGCCTGGTCATGGCCCCCATGACCCGTGACCGCTCCACACCTGAAGGGGTACCGACCGAGCTGAACGCCGAGTACTACGCACAGCGCGCCTCGCACGCGCTGGTCATCACCGAGGGAACCCAGCCCTCCGCCGACGGCCAGGGCTACCTCCTGACCCCCGGCATCCACAACGACCAGCAGATCGCCGGATGGCGCAGGGTCACGGACGCCGTGCACGCGGCCGACGGCCGGATCGTCATCCAGCTGATGCACACCGGACGCATCGCCCACCCCGACAACACCCCCCACGGGCGCCGTCCTGTCGCCCCCTCCGCGATCCGGCCGGCGGGCGTGATGTTCACCGCGTCCGGGCCCCAGGAGATGCCGACCCCCCGTGCCCTGTCGACGCAGGAGGTCGTGGCGACCGTCGAGGACTTCCGCCGCGCCGCAGCGGCCGCCGTCGCGGCGGGCGCCGACGGCGTGGAGATCCACGGCGCCAACGGCTACCTGGTGCACCAGTTCCTGTCCGACAACACCAATCAGCGCACCGATGGCTACGGCGGCTCGATCGAGGGCCGCATCCGCTTCGCCGTCGAGATCGCCGCAGCCGTGGCCGACGAGATCGGCGCCGAGCGCACCGGTATCCGTATCTCCCCCGCGAACCCCTACAACGACATCGCCGAGTCCGACACCGCCGAGCTGTATCCGGCGCTCCTGGACGCCCTGCGCCCCCTGGACCTGGCCTACCTTCACGTGTTGCACGCGGGCGACGAGGAACTGCTGGGCGTCCTGCGAGCGATGTGGCCGACCACGCTGATCCTGAACCGGGGCGGCACCGACCTGCCCGCCCGTGCCAAGGACATCGACAACGGCACGGCCGACCTCGTCTCCGTCGGCGCCCTCGCGCTCGCCAACCCGGACCTGGTCGAGCGGCTCCGCGCCGGCGCGCCGCTGAACACCCCCGACCCGGCGACCTTCTACGGCGGCGGAGCGGCCGGCTACACCGACTACCCCACCCACACCGGCTGA
- a CDS encoding PadR family transcriptional regulator encodes MALRNAVMAALLEGEASGYDLAKAFDATVANFWMSTPQQLYRELDRMETEGLVTARVVEQKRRPNKRLFSLTAAGRKAVHAYTAESLVKPAVIRDELLVKVQCLDAGDMEAVRTAITERMEWATAKLARYERLRRRLLDGRSEEAYFAEAERIGPYLTLLRGMSFERENLQWGDMALRRIEQRTAALRADG; translated from the coding sequence ATGGCTTTGCGGAACGCGGTGATGGCCGCGCTGTTGGAGGGCGAGGCGTCCGGGTACGACCTCGCGAAGGCGTTCGATGCGACGGTCGCCAACTTCTGGATGTCGACGCCTCAGCAGCTCTACCGGGAGCTGGATCGCATGGAGACCGAAGGGCTTGTCACGGCCCGTGTCGTCGAGCAGAAGCGCCGCCCCAACAAGCGGCTGTTCTCCTTGACGGCGGCCGGGCGGAAGGCCGTCCACGCCTACACCGCCGAGTCCTTGGTCAAACCGGCGGTAATCCGGGACGAGTTGCTTGTCAAGGTGCAGTGCCTGGACGCGGGGGACATGGAAGCGGTCCGGACCGCCATCACGGAGCGCATGGAGTGGGCCACCGCCAAGCTGGCCCGCTACGAGCGGCTCCGGCGGCGCCTGCTCGACGGGCGCTCCGAGGAGGCGTACTTCGCCGAGGCCGAGCGCATCGGCCCGTATCTCACCCTGCTGCGCGGGATGTCGTTCGAGCGGGAGAACCTCCAGTGGGGGGACATGGCGCTGCGCAGGATCGAACAGCGCACGGCCGCGCTCCGGGCCGACGGCTGA
- a CDS encoding NADP-dependent oxidoreductase translates to MKAIVFDRFGGPDVLHEADIEVPQPGPGQVRIRVKAAGLNALDGKIRAGMMEAVRPTHFPAVPGVELAGVVDALGEGVSGMEVGDQVLGWSDTGSYAQYALATAVAPKPAGLDWLHAVALPVAGETAERVLNQLAVAAGETVLMHGASGAVGTLAVQLATARGARVIATAGPTNQDYLTSLGATPTVYGEGLVERVQALAPDGVDAVFDLAGKGALEDSITLRGGTDRIVTIADFGARQLGIAFSQGSPERSTARLAALAEDAAAGKLVTTITAYPLDQAANAQQISDAGHMRGKLVLTVD, encoded by the coding sequence ATGAAAGCAATCGTTTTCGACCGGTTCGGCGGCCCGGACGTGCTGCACGAGGCGGACATCGAGGTCCCGCAGCCCGGCCCCGGCCAGGTCAGGATCCGTGTGAAGGCCGCCGGGCTGAACGCGCTGGACGGCAAGATCCGCGCCGGGATGATGGAAGCCGTCCGTCCGACACACTTCCCCGCCGTCCCCGGGGTCGAACTCGCCGGTGTGGTGGACGCCCTCGGTGAGGGCGTGAGCGGCATGGAGGTCGGCGATCAGGTGCTGGGCTGGTCGGACACCGGCTCGTACGCCCAGTACGCGCTGGCCACCGCCGTGGCCCCCAAGCCCGCCGGCCTCGACTGGCTGCACGCGGTCGCGTTGCCGGTGGCCGGCGAGACGGCCGAGCGGGTCCTGAACCAGTTGGCGGTCGCCGCCGGGGAGACCGTACTGATGCACGGCGCGTCCGGAGCGGTCGGCACCCTGGCGGTCCAGCTCGCCACGGCCCGCGGCGCACGCGTGATCGCCACCGCGGGCCCCACCAACCAGGACTACCTCACCTCGCTCGGCGCCACCCCGACCGTGTACGGCGAGGGCCTCGTCGAACGGGTGCAGGCGCTGGCCCCCGACGGTGTGGACGCGGTGTTCGACCTGGCCGGGAAGGGAGCCCTGGAGGACTCCATCACCCTGCGGGGCGGCACCGACCGCATCGTCACCATCGCCGACTTCGGCGCACGACAACTGGGCATCGCCTTCTCCCAGGGGTCGCCGGAACGCTCCACCGCCCGTTTGGCCGCCCTGGCCGAGGACGCCGCAGCCGGCAAGCTCGTCACCACCATCACCGCCTACCCGCTCGACCAGGCGGCCAACGCCCAGCAGATCAGCGACGCCGGGCACATGCGGGGCAAGCTCGTCCTGACCGTTGACTGA
- a CDS encoding ABC transporter ATP-binding protein produces MATHVHRTVTSPAVRVEGLTRSFDGRAVIDNLRLDVRPGEFVALLGRSGCGKSTLLRILAGLDRDITGTVLVPRRKAVAFQAPRLMPWKKVWRNVLLGLPGKPGREIAEQALTEVGLSHRSDVWPKTLSGGEAQRASLARALVREPDLLLLDEPFGALDALTRIKAQRLVGELWQRRGCAVLLVTHDVEEAVLLADRVLVMDEGVIAYETTVGLDRPRDITDPRFAELRAGLLERLGVDTAAEAA; encoded by the coding sequence ATGGCGACCCACGTTCACCGGACGGTGACCTCACCTGCCGTGCGGGTCGAGGGGCTGACCCGGTCCTTCGACGGCCGTGCCGTCATCGACAACCTTCGACTCGACGTCCGACCGGGCGAGTTCGTGGCCCTGCTCGGCCGCAGCGGCTGCGGCAAGTCCACGCTGCTGCGCATCCTCGCCGGGCTCGACCGTGACATCACGGGCACCGTCCTCGTACCGCGCCGCAAGGCCGTCGCCTTCCAGGCTCCCCGGCTGATGCCGTGGAAGAAGGTGTGGCGCAACGTCCTGCTCGGACTGCCGGGCAAGCCCGGCCGGGAGATCGCCGAGCAGGCGCTCACCGAGGTCGGCCTCAGTCATCGTTCGGACGTCTGGCCCAAGACGCTGTCCGGCGGTGAGGCCCAACGCGCCTCGCTGGCGCGGGCGTTGGTGCGTGAACCCGACCTCTTGCTGCTGGACGAGCCGTTCGGCGCGCTGGACGCGCTCACCCGCATCAAGGCGCAGCGGCTGGTCGGCGAACTCTGGCAACGCCGGGGCTGCGCCGTCCTGCTGGTGACGCACGACGTCGAGGAGGCGGTGCTGCTCGCCGACCGCGTCCTGGTGATGGACGAGGGCGTCATCGCGTACGAGACGACAGTCGGCCTGGACCGCCCGCGCGACATCACCGACCCACGCTTCGCCGAGTTGCGCGCCGGACTCCTGGAACGCCTGGGCGTCGACACAGCCGCCGAAGCCGCCTGA
- a CDS encoding putative quinol monooxygenase, translating into MIAKYGFNATLTAKPRMGDRLVDLLLTGLDEGSPGASEHCVVYLVSRSASDPDVVHVTEGWTSEEDHHRIFAGEAAQAIVAQIDGLLAKESEYTDYVPVRGKAAF; encoded by the coding sequence ATGATCGCCAAGTACGGCTTCAACGCCACCCTGACCGCCAAGCCCCGGATGGGCGACCGGTTGGTCGACCTGCTGCTGACCGGCCTGGACGAGGGCAGCCCCGGTGCGAGCGAGCACTGCGTGGTCTACCTCGTCTCCCGCTCCGCCTCCGACCCCGACGTCGTCCACGTCACCGAGGGCTGGACCAGCGAGGAGGACCACCACCGGATCTTCGCCGGCGAGGCCGCCCAGGCCATCGTGGCGCAGATCGACGGACTGCTGGCCAAGGAGTCCGAGTACACCGACTACGTCCCGGTCCGCGGCAAGGCCGCTTTCTGA
- a CDS encoding CocE/NonD family hydrolase, with protein MAEIQIEFDVPAEMRDGTVLRADVYRPGGTGPWPVLLSRLPYGKQMALAIVLLDPLAAARRGFMVVVQDTRGRFASEGEWEPWTYEESDGYDTVRWAAALPGSNGSVGMIGASYFGNTQWMAALSKPPELKAIAPMVTWSDPDDGLWTRGGAIELGITAPWSLMMGADALMRRHSTDPAALGGSLVGLVQDLDGLAGGGYGELPAGRFPAFARHDLPELGYERSRREPDWTRTARVAGRHDEVDLPTFQVGGWYDIFTQGTLDNFTAMRRAGRSATLIMGPWSHTNQQHVIGDVNFGFSANSAFMGMRGPLNGLQLDWFQRTLGEGEALEPDTGAVLLFVMGVNQWREETEWPLSRAVDTDFHLRAGGRLTQEPPGVAEQAEEFAYDPADPVPTTGGALLMTDEFRPGPLDQAAVEAREDVLVFTSEPLAEDLEVTGRVRAVLFAATDGVSTDWVARLCDVDENGVSRNVADGIVRVRAATPGEAAEHVVDLWSTSIVFRAGHRIRVQVTSSNFPRWDRNLNTGEPEESATTSRVARQQVFHDPARPSRIVLPVVPPA; from the coding sequence ATGGCGGAGATCCAGATCGAGTTCGACGTTCCGGCCGAGATGCGTGACGGCACGGTGCTGCGCGCCGATGTCTACCGGCCCGGCGGCACGGGACCGTGGCCGGTGCTCCTGAGCAGGCTGCCGTACGGCAAGCAGATGGCTCTGGCGATCGTCCTCCTCGATCCCCTGGCGGCGGCTCGGCGGGGCTTCATGGTGGTCGTCCAGGACACGCGGGGCCGGTTCGCCTCCGAGGGGGAGTGGGAGCCGTGGACGTACGAGGAGAGCGACGGGTACGACACCGTGCGGTGGGCTGCTGCCCTGCCCGGCTCGAACGGCTCGGTCGGCATGATCGGCGCCAGCTACTTCGGCAACACGCAGTGGATGGCGGCGCTGTCGAAGCCGCCGGAGCTGAAGGCGATCGCGCCGATGGTCACGTGGTCCGACCCGGACGACGGCCTGTGGACGCGCGGCGGCGCGATCGAACTCGGCATTACCGCGCCCTGGTCCCTCATGATGGGCGCCGACGCGCTGATGCGTCGACACAGCACCGACCCCGCCGCGCTCGGCGGCAGCCTCGTCGGTCTCGTACAGGATCTGGACGGCCTGGCGGGCGGCGGTTACGGGGAGCTGCCGGCTGGGCGGTTTCCCGCGTTCGCCCGGCACGACCTTCCTGAGCTGGGCTACGAGCGTTCGCGGCGCGAGCCCGACTGGACGCGCACGGCCCGGGTCGCGGGCCGGCACGACGAGGTCGACCTGCCCACCTTCCAGGTCGGCGGCTGGTACGACATCTTCACCCAGGGCACGCTCGACAACTTCACCGCCATGCGCCGGGCCGGCCGGTCCGCCACGCTGATCATGGGTCCGTGGAGTCACACCAACCAGCAGCACGTCATCGGCGACGTCAACTTCGGGTTCAGCGCGAACTCCGCCTTCATGGGCATGCGCGGACCCCTGAACGGCCTCCAGCTCGACTGGTTCCAGCGCACGCTCGGCGAGGGGGAGGCTCTGGAGCCGGACACGGGCGCGGTGCTGCTGTTCGTCATGGGCGTCAACCAGTGGCGCGAGGAGACGGAATGGCCGCTGTCGCGGGCGGTGGACACGGACTTCCACCTGCGTGCGGGCGGACGCCTGACACAGGAGCCGCCCGGTGTCGCCGAGCAGGCCGAGGAGTTCGCCTACGACCCGGCGGATCCGGTGCCCACCACCGGCGGCGCGTTGCTGATGACCGACGAGTTCCGCCCCGGACCGCTGGATCAGGCGGCTGTGGAGGCGCGTGAGGACGTCCTGGTCTTCACCAGCGAACCGCTCGCCGAGGATCTGGAGGTGACCGGCCGGGTCCGGGCGGTGCTCTTCGCCGCTACGGACGGAGTCTCGACCGACTGGGTGGCACGCCTGTGCGACGTCGACGAGAACGGTGTCTCCCGCAATGTGGCCGACGGCATCGTGCGGGTGCGTGCGGCGACACCGGGCGAGGCGGCCGAACACGTCGTGGACCTGTGGTCGACCAGCATCGTCTTCCGGGCGGGTCACCGGATACGGGTCCAGGTCACCTCCAGCAACTTCCCCCGCTGGGACCGCAACCTGAACACGGGCGAACCCGAGGAGAGCGCGACCACGTCCCGAGTGGCCCGGCAGCAGGTCTTCCACGACCCCGCGCGCCCCTCCCGCATCGTCCTGCCCGTGGTGCCTCCAGCCTGA
- a CDS encoding MarR family winged helix-turn-helix transcriptional regulator — translation MATPEPRIPTTAGAGPMSYAIFQLARTHRAYAATLLRAMDLHPGQELLLMHLLDRDGQSQSELLEYLGVDHSTISKALRRMQDAGLVVREPAAHDRRVMVVHLTDKGRAMREPIAALWHALEETSARNLSEQQAQSFVETAYAITEAINSRALPEEESA, via the coding sequence ATGGCCACCCCCGAACCCCGCATCCCCACGACGGCCGGCGCAGGACCGATGAGCTACGCGATCTTCCAACTCGCCCGCACTCACCGCGCCTACGCCGCCACCCTGCTGCGCGCGATGGACCTGCATCCCGGACAGGAACTCCTGCTGATGCATCTCCTTGACCGGGACGGCCAGTCCCAGTCCGAGCTGCTCGAATACCTCGGCGTGGACCACTCCACCATCTCCAAGGCGCTACGCCGCATGCAGGACGCCGGCCTCGTCGTCCGTGAGCCGGCCGCACATGACCGGCGCGTCATGGTGGTCCACCTCACCGACAAGGGCCGGGCGATGCGCGAGCCCATCGCGGCCCTGTGGCACGCCCTGGAGGAGACCTCCGCCCGGAATCTGTCGGAACAGCAGGCGCAGTCCTTCGTCGAGACCGCCTATGCCATCACCGAGGCGATCAACAGCCGCGCGCTGCCGGAAGAAGAGTCCGCCTGA
- a CDS encoding ABC transporter permease, with product MSISHAPPGTPKPDIPTNSGPGAPEAATGDTGDTERDLPDLEPIVPSSTRRTRVPRWLRRTSGPLLLLALWQLLSSTGALTADILASPGRIAQVGSDLIADGSLGNAMGTSLQRVALGLLLGTLIGTGLALVSGLFRVGEDLVDAPVQMLRTVPFVGLIPLFIIWFGIGEAPKIAIITLGVTFPLYLNVYAGIRGVDAQLIEAGESLGLSRWGLVRHVVLPGALPGAMTGLRYSLGIAWLALVFAEQINADSGIGFLMVQARDFLRTDVIVVCLIVYAFLGLLADFVVRTLERLLLQWRPTFTGR from the coding sequence ATGAGCATCAGCCATGCCCCACCCGGCACCCCCAAGCCCGACATACCGACTAATTCGGGGCCTGGTGCGCCCGAAGCCGCAACCGGTGACACCGGTGACACGGAGCGCGACCTCCCCGACCTCGAACCCATCGTCCCCAGTTCCACGCGCCGCACGCGCGTCCCCCGCTGGCTGCGCCGCACGTCGGGCCCACTACTGCTCCTCGCTCTCTGGCAACTCCTCAGCAGCACAGGCGCGTTGACGGCCGACATCCTCGCCTCACCCGGGCGGATCGCCCAGGTCGGCAGTGATCTGATCGCCGACGGTTCACTGGGCAACGCGATGGGGACCTCGCTCCAACGGGTCGCCCTGGGACTGCTCCTCGGCACTCTCATCGGCACCGGACTCGCCCTCGTCTCGGGCCTGTTCCGTGTCGGCGAGGATCTCGTCGACGCACCCGTCCAGATGCTGCGGACCGTGCCGTTCGTCGGCCTGATCCCCCTCTTCATCATCTGGTTCGGCATCGGCGAGGCCCCCAAGATCGCGATCATCACCCTCGGGGTGACCTTCCCTCTCTACCTCAACGTCTACGCCGGGATCCGCGGCGTGGACGCCCAGTTGATCGAGGCCGGGGAGTCGCTCGGGCTGTCCCGGTGGGGACTGGTCCGGCATGTCGTGCTGCCGGGCGCGCTGCCCGGGGCGATGACCGGCCTGCGTTACTCGCTCGGCATCGCCTGGCTCGCCCTCGTCTTCGCCGAGCAGATCAACGCGGACTCAGGTATCGGCTTCCTCATGGTGCAGGCGCGTGACTTCCTGCGGACCGACGTGATCGTGGTCTGCCTCATCGTCTACGCGTTCCTCGGCCTGCTGGCCGACTTCGTCGTCCGTACCCTCGAAAGGCTGCTGCTGCAATGGCGACCCACGTTCACCGGACGGTGA